In Chiroxiphia lanceolata isolate bChiLan1 chromosome 9, bChiLan1.pri, whole genome shotgun sequence, one DNA window encodes the following:
- the LOC116790766 gene encoding LOW QUALITY PROTEIN: ubiquitin-conjugating enzyme E2 D2-like (The sequence of the model RefSeq protein was modified relative to this genomic sequence to represent the inferred CDS: inserted 4 bases in 3 codons), protein MIVALRWMNLAGEGEKDMHQRSRDSPCQGGAFFLAVCFLTHYPFKPPXVAFTARVCHPNINSNXCVSLDILWTQLFPALTISKEYFCPSVLLCNSNLDDPLVPERAKLNRTDXKYSRIALEWTWKYAI, encoded by the exons ATGATAGTAGCACTGAGATGGATGAAtctggctggggaaggggaaaaagataTGCACCAAA GATCCCGTGACAGTCCCTGCCAAGGTGGAGCATTTTTCTTGGCAGTTTGCTTCCTAACACATTATCCCTTCAAACCACC GGTTGCATTTACAGCAAGAGTGTGTCACCCAAATATTAACAGTA GTTGTGTTTCTCTTGATATTCTATGGACACAGTTGTTTCCAGCACTGACTATTTCAAAAGAGTACTTTTGTCCGTCTGTTCTGTTGTGCAATTCCAATCTAGATGATCCTTTAGTGCCTGAGAGGGCAAAGCTCAACAGAACGG TAAAATACAGCAGAATAGCTTTGGAGTGGACTTGGAAATATGCAATATAA
- the GLRX2 gene encoding glutaredoxin 2 isoform X2, with protein MPVGSRMGSLQSTSVGLSNDAAVSQIQNIISDNCVVIFSKTTCPYCKMAKKLFEGLNVNYTAVELDTNMNGSLFQDILEQMTGGRTVPRVFINGTCVGGATDTQRLHDEGKLLPLVHQCQIKANS; from the exons ATGCCTGTTGG ttCGAGAATGGGGAGCCTACAGTCTACTTCTGTAGGATTGTCTAATGATGCTGCTGTGAGTCAAATACAG AACATTATTTCAGACAACTGTGTGGTGATTTTCTCTAAAACAACATGCCCATACTGCAAAATGGCAAAAAAGCTTTTTGAGGGTTTGAATGTGAATTACACAGCTGTGGAACTGGACACAAATATGaatggaagcctgttccaggACATTCTTGAGCAGATGACGGGTGGCAGAACA GTTCCAAGAGTGTTTATCAATGGGACTTGTGTTGGAGGTGCAACAGATACTCAAAGGCTTCATGATGAAGGCAAACTGCTTCCTTTAGTTCATCAGTgtcaaataaaagcaaattcctGA
- the GLRX2 gene encoding glutaredoxin 2 isoform X1: MALQGALRRAAAAWGGRSRMGSLQSTSVGLSNDAAVSQIQNIISDNCVVIFSKTTCPYCKMAKKLFEGLNVNYTAVELDTNMNGSLFQDILEQMTGGRTVPRVFINGTCVGGATDTQRLHDEGKLLPLVHQCQIKANS; this comes from the exons ATGGccctgcagggggcgctgcgccgggcggcggcggcctgGGGGGGGCG ttCGAGAATGGGGAGCCTACAGTCTACTTCTGTAGGATTGTCTAATGATGCTGCTGTGAGTCAAATACAG AACATTATTTCAGACAACTGTGTGGTGATTTTCTCTAAAACAACATGCCCATACTGCAAAATGGCAAAAAAGCTTTTTGAGGGTTTGAATGTGAATTACACAGCTGTGGAACTGGACACAAATATGaatggaagcctgttccaggACATTCTTGAGCAGATGACGGGTGGCAGAACA GTTCCAAGAGTGTTTATCAATGGGACTTGTGTTGGAGGTGCAACAGATACTCAAAGGCTTCATGATGAAGGCAAACTGCTTCCTTTAGTTCATCAGTgtcaaataaaagcaaattcctGA
- the GLRX2 gene encoding glutaredoxin 2 isoform X3: protein MGSLQSTSVGLSNDAAVSQIQNIISDNCVVIFSKTTCPYCKMAKKLFEGLNVNYTAVELDTNMNGSLFQDILEQMTGGRTVPRVFINGTCVGGATDTQRLHDEGKLLPLVHQCQIKANS, encoded by the exons ATGGGGAGCCTACAGTCTACTTCTGTAGGATTGTCTAATGATGCTGCTGTGAGTCAAATACAG AACATTATTTCAGACAACTGTGTGGTGATTTTCTCTAAAACAACATGCCCATACTGCAAAATGGCAAAAAAGCTTTTTGAGGGTTTGAATGTGAATTACACAGCTGTGGAACTGGACACAAATATGaatggaagcctgttccaggACATTCTTGAGCAGATGACGGGTGGCAGAACA GTTCCAAGAGTGTTTATCAATGGGACTTGTGTTGGAGGTGCAACAGATACTCAAAGGCTTCATGATGAAGGCAAACTGCTTCCTTTAGTTCATCAGTgtcaaataaaagcaaattcctGA